In Candidatus Zixiibacteriota bacterium, one genomic interval encodes:
- a CDS encoding MraY family glycosyltransferase, producing MNWFDLAKIFAVAAAVTAILVPVISRLCFRLGLLDMPGQHKRHRFPTPNLGGLAIFVGFCAAVIYSNIQFHFLSEELSGILNYVVAGGVLIFLIGIVDDISGLSAPVKLTGQVIAGLIVYLGGLKISILFIPLYGAIELNGWALPVTLIWIVGVTNCINLIDGLDGLAAGVSAIAALAILFIGIVFSLSSVMVFSIGIMGSCLAFLYFNHYPAKIFMGDSGSLFLGYLFAIISIIFPIKSYTTAAVFIPLIALAVPIIETLISFTRRVATGKSFYRADTRHLFHYLTAYGFSKSKVVWLFYLTSSVFAILSGAMIIFDKRLVTTILVIFMVVIFAILFRFRLAYNKKLTEDE from the coding sequence GTGAACTGGTTTGATCTGGCAAAAATTTTCGCCGTAGCGGCCGCCGTTACCGCGATTTTAGTTCCTGTAATCAGTCGTTTATGCTTCCGATTAGGCCTGCTTGATATGCCGGGACAGCACAAGCGGCACCGATTTCCAACTCCCAATCTGGGCGGTCTGGCGATATTTGTCGGATTTTGCGCGGCCGTCATCTATTCTAATATTCAATTTCATTTTTTGTCCGAAGAACTTTCCGGAATTTTGAACTATGTTGTTGCGGGAGGCGTCCTGATTTTTCTGATTGGGATTGTCGATGATATCAGCGGATTGTCGGCCCCGGTTAAATTGACGGGACAGGTTATCGCGGGATTAATCGTTTATCTTGGCGGACTCAAAATCTCAATACTCTTTATTCCTCTTTACGGGGCGATTGAATTGAACGGATGGGCTTTACCGGTAACCTTAATCTGGATAGTGGGCGTAACCAATTGCATAAACCTTATCGATGGACTTGACGGGCTTGCCGCCGGAGTTTCCGCTATTGCAGCCCTGGCAATTTTATTTATCGGCATCGTTTTTAGTTTATCGTCGGTTATGGTCTTTTCCATAGGTATTATGGGCTCCTGCCTGGCGTTTTTGTACTTTAATCATTACCCCGCGAAAATATTTATGGGTGACAGCGGTTCATTATTTCTGGGTTATCTCTTCGCAATCATATCGATAATATTTCCTATCAAGTCTTACACGACGGCGGCGGTATTTATTCCGTTAATTGCCCTGGCGGTTCCCATTATCGAGACCTTAATTTCATTTACCCGCCGGGTTGCCACCGGCAAAAGCTTTTACCGGGCTGATACTCGTCATTTATTTCACTATTTAACGGCCTACGGCTTTTCGAAATCAAAAGTGGTCTGGCTGTTTTATCTTACGTCTTCTGTTTTCGCCATATTATCCGGGGCCATGATAATTTTCGACAAACGGTTAGTTACGACGATTTTGGTCATTTTTATGGTTGTAATTTTCGCGATTTTGTTTAGATTTAGGCTCGCGTATAACAAGAAATTAACGGAAGACGAGTAA
- a CDS encoding polyprenol monophosphomannose synthase, whose protein sequence is MDDRDKRALVIFPTYNEKDNIEEIVSATLDMDDRIHILIVDDNSPDGTGPIADNLVSQNDRINVEHRPGKAGLGKAYLHGFKWAIENKYDYIFEMDADFSHSPEFLPDFLEAIKDNDLVLGSRYISGVNVINWPMSRLLLSYFANKYAGFVTGLKIKDATGGFKCFRREVLEAINLDEVKSNGYTFQIEMTMRAAIRKFRIKEIPIIFYERQAGASKMSKKIVREAIWMVWWLRLARIFGKL, encoded by the coding sequence ATGGATGATCGGGATAAACGGGCGCTGGTAATTTTCCCCACTTACAACGAGAAAGATAATATCGAAGAGATTGTATCTGCCACGCTTGATATGGATGATAGGATTCATATCCTGATTGTCGATGATAATTCCCCCGACGGTACCGGCCCGATTGCCGATAATCTGGTTTCGCAAAACGATCGGATAAATGTTGAGCATCGACCGGGGAAAGCCGGTTTGGGTAAGGCTTATCTGCACGGATTCAAATGGGCTATTGAGAATAAATATGATTACATCTTCGAGATGGATGCCGATTTTTCACACAGCCCGGAATTTCTGCCCGATTTTCTGGAGGCGATAAAAGATAATGATTTAGTATTGGGATCGCGTTACATCAGCGGCGTCAATGTTATCAACTGGCCGATGTCGCGGCTATTGTTATCGTATTTCGCGAATAAATATGCCGGATTTGTGACGGGTCTAAAAATTAAAGACGCGACCGGCGGTTTCAAATGTTTCCGCCGAGAAGTGCTCGAAGCGATTAATCTCGATGAGGTTAAATCGAATGGATATACATTTCAAATCGAAATGACGATGCGAGCGGCGATCAGGAAATTCAGAATCAAGGAAATCCCGATTATTTTCTATGAACGTCAGGCAGGCGCTTCCAAAATGTCTAAGAAAATTGTCCGTGAGGCAATCTGGATGGTCTGGTGGTTGCGCCTGGCCAGGATATTCGGGAAGCTGTAA
- a CDS encoding PTS sugar transporter subunit IIA encodes MKLSKFCDENLITFDLKSTDKNTVIEELVDLASASTLVKDRDQLLADIYHREQMVTTGIGYGVAFPHAKTKATKGIVIAYGRHNGGIDFKAMDKKPVHVFFLIAAPEDAIGAHLNVMARLSYIMKSEDNRQKLMNVNSPGELLAILDSVE; translated from the coding sequence ATGAAACTATCCAAATTCTGTGATGAAAATCTGATAACATTTGATCTAAAATCAACCGACAAGAATACCGTAATTGAGGAATTAGTGGATCTGGCTTCGGCATCTACACTTGTCAAGGATCGTGATCAATTATTGGCTGATATATATCATCGGGAACAGATGGTGACAACCGGCATCGGGTATGGAGTCGCGTTTCCTCATGCCAAAACAAAAGCGACCAAGGGAATCGTAATAGCCTATGGTCGTCATAATGGGGGAATAGATTTTAAGGCGATGGATAAGAAGCCGGTTCATGTGTTCTTCCTTATCGCGGCTCCCGAAGACGCCATTGGCGCGCATCTGAACGTCATGGCCCGGTTATCTTATATCATGAAGTCCGAGGATAATCGTCAAAAACTTATGAACGTAAATTCTCCGGGAGAATTATTAGCAATTCTTGATTCGGTAGAATAA
- the mreC gene encoding rod shape-determining protein MreC has translation MDWQSSWLKEKQAAVHTVAILLIAIFLLITSGGVSIFICNVTSSIFYYPFQQIKNSLTILADKQNINEALNIKLAELSVQLQLFNETTEENRRLRSLLGFVPPPSFRIIPAEIIGVSGSNIPNTVLINLGASDSIKVNQTIINQNGVAGRVGEVLEDYATVYLLTEPRCRVAARVKRSREQGIIRYSLSKGLYLDNLPQQGDVAVGDTVITSGLGGIFPEGLVIGIIKEIETPEKEFFYDIQIDPAVNFNGLDELYVLARQEGA, from the coding sequence ATGGACTGGCAGTCGTCCTGGTTAAAAGAAAAACAAGCCGCGGTTCATACCGTCGCCATATTATTGATAGCCATTTTCTTATTAATAACCAGCGGCGGAGTTTCGATATTTATCTGTAATGTCACTTCCTCGATTTTTTATTATCCTTTTCAACAAATCAAAAATAGTCTGACAATTCTTGCCGATAAACAGAATATAAATGAGGCCCTCAATATAAAATTGGCTGAGCTATCGGTACAATTGCAACTATTCAATGAAACGACCGAGGAAAACCGGCGTTTGCGATCCTTGCTTGGCTTTGTTCCGCCACCGTCTTTCAGGATCATTCCTGCCGAAATAATCGGCGTTTCCGGTTCTAATATACCTAACACGGTTCTTATTAATCTGGGTGCGTCCGATTCGATTAAGGTAAACCAGACAATTATCAATCAAAACGGTGTTGCCGGTCGAGTTGGCGAAGTACTTGAAGATTACGCAACGGTTTATTTATTAACCGAGCCGCGTTGCCGCGTCGCGGCTCGCGTTAAGCGGAGCCGAGAGCAGGGGATAATTAGATACAGCCTCAGTAAAGGATTATATCTCGATAACTTACCTCAGCAAGGCGACGTCGCGGTGGGTGATACGGTAATAACTTCAGGTTTGGGTGGAATATTTCCAGAGGGTTTGGTGATCGGCATAATTAAGGAAATCGAAACGCCGGAAAAAGAATTTTTCTACGATATACAAATTGATCCGGCCGTGAACTTTAACGGTCTCGATGAATTGTATGTTCTGGCAAGGCAGGAGGGGGCATGA
- a CDS encoding glycosyltransferase family 2 protein, protein MTDSQTISIIIVNHRADDILDECLKHIAAGAGNLILEIIIIDNPPISSPKDYSGMFDFRIARVSTQKNIGFATACNLGASNSSGDYLLFLNPDLLVSDNTIEALYQALIKYAANGIVTGKLIGRDGEFQPSCRRFPTLKNVLFSRGSILRKFLNPAQSIYTYPDSDEIMEMEAAAAALMMISRDVFEKLSGFDESFFMYFEDTDLCYRVSKLGGKVLYVPWASGKHYWGYSTKRYRFRRIFWQHRSALLYFFKHFSRFRTAIILFPILSINCFLSLSVELFRFRR, encoded by the coding sequence GTGACAGACTCTCAAACTATTTCAATTATTATCGTCAATCATCGCGCCGATGATATCCTGGATGAATGTCTGAAGCATATCGCCGCTGGTGCCGGTAATCTCATTTTGGAAATTATCATAATTGATAATCCACCAATTTCATCACCCAAAGATTATTCGGGAATGTTTGATTTTAGGATTGCAAGAGTTTCAACTCAAAAAAACATCGGTTTTGCCACGGCCTGTAATCTTGGAGCGTCAAATTCATCGGGGGATTATTTACTCTTTTTGAATCCGGATTTATTAGTATCGGATAACACCATTGAAGCGTTATATCAAGCTTTGATTAAATACGCTGCCAACGGTATCGTTACAGGAAAGCTGATTGGACGGGATGGTGAATTTCAACCTTCATGCCGCCGATTTCCGACCTTGAAAAATGTTTTATTTTCCCGGGGATCGATTTTGCGGAAATTCTTAAATCCCGCGCAATCAATTTATACTTATCCCGACTCCGATGAAATTATGGAGATGGAAGCGGCGGCGGCGGCGCTGATGATGATTTCACGAGATGTTTTCGAAAAGCTGTCCGGTTTTGACGAATCATTCTTTATGTATTTTGAAGATACCGATCTTTGCTATCGTGTGTCTAAATTAGGCGGTAAAGTTCTATATGTGCCATGGGCATCCGGCAAACATTATTGGGGTTATTCTACAAAACGGTATCGTTTCCGGCGCATCTTTTGGCAACATCGTTCGGCACTTTTATATTTTTTTAAGCATTTCAGTAGATTTCGAACCGCAATAATTCTGTTTCCGATTCTTTCGATTAACTGCTTCTTGTCTTTATCCGTTGAATTATTTAGATTTCGCAGGTGA
- a CDS encoding glycosyltransferase family 4 protein: MKVVVITHNYIRRQGDLTALYLHRLSSGLISKGIEITVVCPHASGLLKEDTIDGVRIKRFTYPFSGKRPLAYTGNMHEIVSRSLFAKLIFVGLLYSMYRFGLQVCLDEKPDLIWANWWIPPGLAASKIASKLNLPLIISSHGTDIALLDKPGITQRLSRYVYNRTQRATVVSNFLKNKLINSLPVFSKEKVEVIPMPVGMETFLRKPFNDEGVPVFLSVARYTKQKHLDSVIEAADILNKAGFEFKIDMVGEGPLEGELKNLITEKNLENRIKLGPLVAQQKLAKLYQECDAVLLVSENEGFGLVLVEAGLTGRPTIGANSGGIVDFIKHNRNGLLIEVGDHKALAEGMKSIITDRQLRNRLGEGAYQTARDKFATPDLVDKMYNLFESTVNYWKRK; this comes from the coding sequence TTGAAAGTCGTCGTAATTACCCATAATTATATCCGCCGACAGGGAGATTTGACCGCCCTGTATCTCCACCGATTATCGTCAGGATTAATTTCAAAAGGGATCGAAATCACGGTAGTATGTCCCCACGCCTCAGGGCTTCTTAAAGAAGATACTATCGATGGCGTACGTATTAAACGGTTCACTTATCCGTTTTCCGGTAAAAGGCCGCTGGCTTATACCGGAAATATGCATGAGATTGTATCCCGATCTTTATTCGCCAAATTGATATTTGTCGGTTTATTGTATTCGATGTATCGCTTTGGACTGCAGGTTTGTCTTGATGAAAAACCAGATCTAATCTGGGCTAATTGGTGGATCCCGCCGGGATTGGCAGCCTCGAAAATAGCATCAAAGCTAAACCTTCCGCTGATTATTTCATCTCACGGTACGGATATTGCACTGCTTGATAAGCCTGGAATTACTCAAAGATTATCAAGATACGTTTACAACCGAACTCAACGAGCAACGGTTGTATCAAATTTCCTCAAAAATAAATTAATTAATAGCTTGCCTGTATTTTCTAAAGAGAAAGTTGAAGTGATTCCAATGCCGGTCGGGATGGAAACATTTCTCAGGAAACCTTTTAATGACGAGGGCGTTCCGGTCTTTTTGTCCGTCGCTCGTTACACAAAACAGAAGCATTTGGATAGCGTCATCGAAGCGGCCGACATACTTAATAAAGCGGGCTTCGAATTCAAAATTGATATGGTTGGCGAAGGACCTCTTGAAGGGGAATTGAAGAATTTAATAACCGAAAAAAATCTTGAGAATAGAATAAAGTTGGGACCGTTGGTGGCCCAGCAAAAACTGGCGAAATTATATCAGGAGTGCGATGCGGTTTTGCTCGTCAGCGAAAATGAGGGATTTGGATTGGTTCTTGTTGAAGCCGGTCTTACCGGACGGCCCACAATTGGAGCCAATTCCGGAGGAATTGTCGATTTTATTAAGCATAACAGGAACGGATTATTAATAGAAGTCGGTGACCATAAGGCTTTGGCCGAAGGCATGAAGTCGATAATTACCGATAGGCAATTGCGAAACCGGCTGGGAGAAGGCGCATATCAAACGGCCCGGGACAAATTCGCGACTCCGGATCTCGTCGATAAAATGTATAATCTCTTTGAATCGACAGTAAATTATTGGAAACGGAAATAA
- the mreD gene encoding rod shape-determining protein MreD, translating into MRYIPFVIYLLLIGLYRTLLVDFLTIGGAQLYLTALIVIVLSLNKNYLTALWFGFAAGIVFDALNPSYLGVQIIILSLIGIGTAQAKERFNLESLKSLIFLVALGLAIFSIPYTLIYATSGISEFGGVFLRSTIPSIFYTLVAAWLYFMIHSGRISFKKLKSLF; encoded by the coding sequence ATGAGATATATCCCCTTTGTCATATATTTATTATTGATCGGCTTATACCGCACTTTGTTGGTTGATTTTTTAACAATTGGAGGAGCCCAATTATATTTGACGGCATTGATAGTCATTGTGCTGAGCCTGAACAAAAATTATCTTACAGCATTGTGGTTTGGCTTTGCCGCCGGAATAGTATTTGATGCCTTGAATCCTTCTTATTTAGGGGTGCAAATAATCATTCTTTCATTGATTGGTATCGGCACCGCTCAGGCTAAAGAACGATTTAATCTTGAATCATTAAAAAGCCTGATCTTTTTGGTCGCTCTCGGACTGGCTATCTTTTCGATTCCTTACACATTAATCTACGCTACTTCCGGAATCTCCGAATTCGGCGGAGTATTTCTGCGCTCCACAATTCCCAGCATATTCTATACGTTGGTAGCCGCATGGCTTTATTTTATGATACATTCGGGTCGTATATCATTTAAAAAACTTAAATCGCTATTCTAA
- a CDS encoding acetyl-CoA carboxylase carboxyltransferase subunit alpha: MADGPHLEFEKPILELQKKISDMQEFSRVENIELDSEIKSLKNKLRKMQDGIFSNLTRWQRVQLARHPRRPYTLDYIKSITTDFVELHGDRCFADDSAMVGGFAKLDGLPIMILGQQKGRDTKSKLFRNFGMANPEGYRKALRLMEMASKYGRPIIILIDTPGAFPGIGAEERGQAESIARNLREMTTLEVPIIIVIIGEGASGGALGIGLGNRIYMMENSWYSVISPEGCAAILWRDASKAPQAAEALKLTAEDVKKLNLIDGIIPEPKGGAHRDPEMAAVSLKEQVLTALDEMKDMSPEEMIKERINKYRAMGVFREQ; the protein is encoded by the coding sequence ATGGCAGACGGACCGCATTTGGAATTTGAAAAACCAATTTTGGAACTCCAGAAGAAAATTTCTGATATGCAGGAGTTCAGTCGGGTTGAAAATATCGAGCTTGATAGCGAAATTAAATCGCTGAAAAATAAATTAAGGAAAATGCAGGATGGCATTTTCTCCAACCTGACGCGCTGGCAGAGGGTTCAACTGGCGCGCCATCCCAGGCGTCCTTATACTCTCGATTATATCAAGTCGATTACCACCGATTTTGTGGAACTTCACGGCGATAGATGCTTTGCCGATGACAGCGCCATGGTCGGAGGGTTCGCGAAATTGGATGGGCTGCCGATTATGATTTTGGGTCAGCAAAAAGGACGGGATACCAAAAGCAAGCTATTTAGAAATTTCGGGATGGCGAATCCCGAAGGATATCGCAAAGCTCTTCGTTTAATGGAAATGGCTTCTAAATATGGCCGTCCGATTATAATTCTAATCGACACTCCCGGAGCTTTTCCCGGTATCGGCGCTGAGGAACGCGGACAGGCCGAATCAATCGCCAGAAATCTAAGGGAAATGACGACTCTTGAAGTACCGATCATAATCGTAATTATTGGTGAGGGAGCTTCAGGCGGGGCATTGGGTATCGGACTCGGAAACCGAATTTACATGATGGAAAACTCATGGTACTCGGTTATATCTCCCGAAGGCTGCGCCGCGATTCTATGGCGTGACGCCTCTAAGGCGCCGCAGGCGGCTGAAGCATTGAAGCTGACTGCTGAAGACGTTAAAAAACTAAATCTAATTGACGGCATTATCCCTGAGCCTAAAGGCGGAGCTCATCGAGATCCCGAAATGGCGGCGGTGAGCCTGAAGGAACAGGTTTTGACTGCTTTGGACGAAATGAAAGACATGTCTCCGGAAGAGATGATAAAGGAGCGAATTAATAAATATCGGGCCATGGGAGTTTTTCGGGAGCAATAA
- a CDS encoding lysylphosphatidylglycerol synthase transmembrane domain-containing protein encodes MNQAVKKFLWRLLQVIIIGLVFYFLGKQIYANWDRVSEFQWEINYFWLICSFISIIATFFAFSCVWKIFVGTLGRDIRYLAAFKIAYLSNLGRYIPGKIWQMFGTIYLAKKEGITEEEAITVFALSQVFAIPSCFLSGILFLGVYPQIYNKYSFTSLLTSGIIAIGLVVFAISLAIVFFPNPIEKIVNRLLKLLKRRSIKLGMNKSLAATIYGGYFLAWSMYGFSFWLFLKGITTQEALLFPMAGIFIIAYQIGYLMLFAPGGVGPREAMMEIMLAPFFGTGVAAAIAIAARLWLITAEAISALIALTIKSSEKTNGKIENN; translated from the coding sequence GTGAATCAGGCAGTTAAAAAATTTCTATGGAGGCTTTTACAGGTTATTATAATCGGCCTGGTTTTTTATTTTCTGGGAAAACAGATTTATGCCAACTGGGATCGGGTGTCCGAATTTCAATGGGAGATTAATTATTTCTGGCTGATATGTTCTTTTATTTCAATAATCGCAACTTTTTTTGCGTTTTCCTGTGTTTGGAAAATATTTGTTGGAACACTTGGTAGAGATATTAGGTACCTTGCGGCTTTTAAGATAGCATACTTGTCTAATTTAGGAAGATATATACCCGGTAAAATTTGGCAAATGTTCGGAACGATTTATCTGGCAAAAAAGGAAGGTATAACTGAGGAAGAAGCAATTACCGTATTTGCCCTTTCACAGGTATTCGCGATTCCTTCATGTTTCCTGTCTGGAATTTTGTTTCTCGGAGTATATCCGCAAATTTACAATAAATATTCTTTTACATCGCTATTGACCAGTGGAATAATCGCCATAGGACTGGTGGTGTTCGCAATTTCTTTGGCGATTGTATTTTTTCCGAATCCGATTGAGAAAATTGTTAACCGATTACTCAAATTGTTAAAACGTCGTTCCATCAAACTGGGCATGAATAAATCGCTTGCGGCAACGATATATGGGGGTTATTTTTTGGCCTGGAGCATGTACGGCTTTTCGTTCTGGTTATTTCTAAAAGGAATAACGACGCAGGAAGCCTTATTATTCCCGATGGCGGGGATTTTTATTATTGCCTACCAGATCGGTTATTTGATGCTCTTTGCTCCCGGAGGTGTGGGGCCTCGCGAGGCAATGATGGAGATTATGCTGGCGCCATTTTTTGGGACGGGAGTGGCGGCCGCGATCGCAATCGCGGCCCGGTTGTGGTTAATTACCGCGGAGGCAATTTCGGCGCTTATTGCATTGACAATAAAATCATCGGAGAAGACAAATGGCAAAATCGAAAATAACTAA
- a CDS encoding YfhO family protein, producing the protein MAKSKITNTGNLTSNSMFFNICLFAVLLIAVIILFHSFVFSDKGLWGSDTIQAGMFFRGFYADYYQQTGSVPVWNPYQFCGIPYIECFHGDTFYFPFTALKFYMSVFRAWGWNLFIHVFIAGITMFFCARVFRRSQMASALAAVSYMFAACFISQVAPGHDGKMFVTALFPLTIMLIELGFSKKPLICFSCLGLTIGLIILTPHPQMAYYSLWACAFYTAYKLVFLYIDTKSIPRLIKPTSLFVGAVVIGLAISAIHFYPGYQYVKKYSPRSDEKRGEEWARSFSMHPEETFSLIVPEFCGVSGEAGNSYWGRNGFKDNSEYTGVIPLMLAIVAVALIRNRKTWFFGGLAIFALIHALAGNTWFFYLFYHLIPNMKSTRSWSMIMFLFSFSAALLAAFALDFIIEQGQKLKVKDRRLFVLTLFSIPTLTFLGGLMFSGAPESAINIYKSIFYNVIPSQNAIALRSHLGTIAAGFWTTFLFTTIAAVFIWLYAQKKIKVVLLWVVVLVAFIDVYRFDRQFIKTYDPATIFAKNPIVDFFKSKPDKFRVLDTTGQRFLPTNYLPYYGVEEMTSYHGSQPNWFHKLLGGTAMRNIFNFNLMNMTNTRYLLISPASAVKGNQLERVGFIPAYQWQNFEIFENPFANNRAHLVHNWVVEPDTARIDSLVLMRSFNPKSQVALFEDPGISPTLDTTSFSADRVEITEYKNDYISVTVSSSVDGILVLADNWYPAWKAFVDGNEVEVMMANAAFRGVVLSAGEHTVEFMYISEAYATGKMLTLFGLITALAGIAVGGVITRNKNIIAEGQQDG; encoded by the coding sequence ATGGCAAAATCGAAAATAACTAATACCGGAAATCTGACATCCAATTCAATGTTCTTTAATATTTGTCTGTTCGCGGTTTTGCTAATTGCCGTAATTATCCTCTTTCACTCATTTGTATTTTCCGACAAGGGCCTCTGGGGATCGGATACGATTCAGGCCGGGATGTTTTTCCGAGGATTCTACGCCGATTATTACCAACAAACCGGATCGGTTCCGGTCTGGAATCCTTATCAGTTTTGTGGGATACCGTATATAGAATGTTTTCACGGTGATACCTTTTATTTTCCTTTCACTGCTCTGAAATTCTATATGAGTGTTTTTCGGGCCTGGGGCTGGAATCTTTTCATTCATGTATTTATTGCCGGGATAACAATGTTTTTCTGCGCTCGTGTTTTTCGAAGATCGCAAATGGCTTCTGCATTGGCGGCAGTATCTTATATGTTTGCCGCTTGTTTTATATCTCAGGTGGCTCCCGGACACGATGGCAAGATGTTCGTTACGGCTCTCTTTCCGTTGACGATAATGTTAATCGAGCTTGGGTTCTCCAAAAAACCGCTAATCTGCTTTTCTTGTTTAGGCCTCACTATCGGACTTATTATTCTGACTCCTCATCCGCAGATGGCTTATTATTCGCTTTGGGCATGCGCCTTTTATACGGCATATAAATTGGTCTTTTTATATATCGATACCAAATCTATTCCTCGGCTTATTAAGCCGACTTCGTTATTTGTCGGAGCTGTTGTAATCGGATTGGCAATATCTGCCATTCATTTTTATCCCGGCTATCAATATGTCAAAAAATACTCGCCTCGCAGTGATGAAAAGCGGGGAGAGGAATGGGCCCGGTCCTTTTCGATGCATCCTGAAGAAACGTTTTCGCTTATCGTACCTGAGTTTTGCGGAGTATCGGGGGAAGCGGGCAACAGCTATTGGGGGCGCAACGGCTTTAAGGACAATTCTGAATATACCGGAGTAATTCCTCTGATGCTGGCTATTGTGGCGGTAGCGCTAATCCGCAATCGCAAAACATGGTTTTTCGGCGGACTGGCAATATTCGCACTGATACATGCTCTGGCTGGCAATACCTGGTTTTTCTATTTATTCTATCATCTGATACCCAATATGAAATCGACTCGATCGTGGTCGATGATAATGTTCTTGTTTTCATTTTCAGCAGCCTTATTGGCCGCCTTTGCTTTAGATTTTATAATCGAGCAGGGTCAAAAATTGAAAGTCAAAGACAGGCGCCTGTTTGTATTGACGCTGTTTAGTATTCCGACTTTGACATTTTTGGGAGGCCTGATGTTTTCCGGGGCTCCCGAATCTGCCATCAATATATATAAATCGATTTTTTATAATGTGATACCTTCGCAGAATGCAATTGCATTGCGCAGTCATCTGGGAACCATTGCGGCCGGATTCTGGACGACGTTTTTGTTTACGACCATCGCCGCTGTATTTATTTGGCTCTATGCTCAGAAGAAAATAAAAGTCGTTCTGTTATGGGTTGTAGTTTTGGTAGCATTTATAGATGTTTATCGATTTGACAGGCAGTTCATAAAGACGTATGACCCGGCAACGATATTTGCAAAAAATCCAATTGTGGATTTCTTCAAATCGAAACCGGATAAGTTTAGAGTCTTAGATACTACCGGGCAGCGTTTTTTGCCAACCAATTATTTGCCGTATTACGGCGTGGAAGAAATGACATCGTATCATGGCAGTCAACCAAATTGGTTTCACAAATTGCTGGGCGGGACAGCCATGCGGAATATTTTCAATTTTAACCTGATGAATATGACCAATACCCGCTATCTATTGATTTCGCCGGCATCAGCAGTTAAAGGCAATCAACTTGAAAGGGTCGGATTTATTCCTGCATACCAATGGCAGAATTTTGAAATTTTTGAAAACCCATTTGCCAATAATCGGGCGCACCTGGTTCATAATTGGGTTGTTGAACCTGATACGGCGAGAATTGATAGTCTTGTTTTGATGCGATCATTCAATCCCAAATCGCAGGTCGCGCTTTTTGAAGACCCAGGAATATCACCGACTTTGGATACAACATCATTCTCTGCGGACAGGGTAGAGATTACCGAGTATAAAAATGATTATATATCCGTCACAGTATCGTCATCGGTCGATGGGATTTTAGTATTGGCGGATAACTGGTATCCGGCCTGGAAGGCGTTTGTTGACGGCAATGAAGTCGAAGTGATGATGGCCAACGCTGCCTTTCGGGGGGTAGTTCTATCGGCCGGTGAGCATACAGTAGAATTTATGTATATCTCCGAAGCTTATGCCACCGGTAAGATGCTGACTCTATTCGGATTGATTACCGCTTTGGCCGGGATTGCGGTAGGAGGCGTTATTACTCGAAATAAGAACATAATTGCGGAAGGACAGCAGGATGGATGA